GGAGCTTGAAGTGAAGGTTAAGCTCTCCCTTTTTTCTTTGGTGGAAAAAAAATCAAAATCGAAAGTGATGAGTGAAGAAAAAGGAATGAACCGGCGCAAAGCGCTGGGAAGTATGGGGGCGGTTTTGGCAGTTGCAGCTATTTCACCGGCTTTTGCAGCAGAAAATAAACAAGATGAATTTGATTCCAAACCATTGGAAGATCCGACGAAAAAATATCCGAAACCTCCTTTCAAGAAGCAGTCACAGCCCTGGCCGGGACTTGCGGGCAAGATGGAACCCCGTCCGGATCACGGTGAAACCAGCTACAAAGGTTCAGGCCGGTTAAAGGGACGTAAAGCCTTAATTACGGGTGGAGATTCCGGGATGGGAAGAGCTGCGGCTATTGCCTATGCGAGAGAAGGTGCTGACGTGGCGATTAATTACCTGCCGGATGAGGAAGCAGATGCGATCGAAGTCATCAAGCTCATTAAAGCAGAGGGAAGAGTTGCCGTAGCACTTCCGGGTGACTTACGGAATGAAGACTTTTGCCGGAAATTGGTTGCAGATGCGGTGTCGGCACTCGGTGGATTGGATATTTTGGTGAATAATGCAGCCCGGCAGCAAACAAGAGCATCGATCCTGGATATTTCTTCAGAAGACTTCGATGCGACCATGAAGACGAATATTTATGCTCCTTTTTGGCTGATAAAAGCAGCATTGCCCCATTTGAAGCCGGGTTCTGCAATTATAGGCACTTCTTCCGTCCAGGCTTACGATCCTTCGGAGGACCTGGTTGATTACGCACAAACAAAAGCGGCAACAACCAGCTATATCAAATCCCTGGCAAAACAATTGGGACCAAAAGGAATCCGTGTGAACGGAGTAGCTCCGGGACCTATCTGGACACCTTTGCAGGTCAGTGGAGGTGCTACACAGGAAAAGTTGCAGCAATTCGGTGGCAAAACACCCCTGGGAAGGCCCGGACAACCGGCAGAACTTGCTTCGATCTACGTGCAGCTGGCAGCAGACGATTCCAGCTACGCTACGGGTCAAGTGTATGGCTCGAGCGGGGGAGAAGGAAATCCTTAAATGAGGTAGAAGTTCATTTTCGGTAGAGATTTAATGGATACATATAGGTATTGAGATGAAAAAGAAAATCGGTTTTTGGAAACGGAACGCACTTTCCATTGTTTTCCTGGTGTTGATGGTCTTTTCATTGACAGGACAAATCTATACCGGCTGGAATGACCACAATGATTTTCTGAAGTCTTATGGTAAGCCCGAGCTTGATATGAGCGCATACCTGGCCAGCGGGCATTTCTTACAGGCAACTTTTGAGAATTGGGAAAGTGAATTCTTCCAGATGGCTTTATTTGTCATCCTGACCATTTACCTGAAACAGGAGGGTTCATCCGAATCGCGGCCCATGGAAGATCCACCGCGGGACAAAGACGGGGAATGCATTCCGTTGGAAGATTCTCCCGGCCCGGTAAAGAAAGGAGGTTTTGCTTTGAAGCTTTATAAACATTCTCTTTCTATCGTTTTAACCCTTTTATTCCTGCTTTCCTTCGGGTTGCACTGGTACGGAAGTTTCCTGGATTACAACGAGCAGCAACTATTGGATGGTTTGCCTCCGACGACGGCGATTGCGTATCTGGGGCACTCCAAATTCTGGTTCGAGTCGTTCCAGAACTGGCAAAGCGAATTCCTCTCCATTTTTGCGATCATTTTCCTGTCTATTTACCTGCGGGAGGCCGGATCTTCCCAGTCGAAAAAGGTAAATGCCCCGCATGCAGAAACAGGGGAATAGTGGAATTTGTGTAAGAAATGACGCCATTTCTGTAACGATTTTTTGGTTTTAAAAACGCATCTTTAAGTGAATAGAACACAGTATTTATTTTAAAAAATGACCTGGGAGTGCGACATTGAAATTAGCAGGGCATCTTTTAAAATTCATCATCAATAAATCGATCGACATGAAATCAGTAGCAAGTAAAGTGAAAACAGATGGAGGTGCATCTGTTTCGAGAGTAGTAGGAACATTGGCTGCAGGAGCAGCGGTAGGGTTTGCAGCGGGAATTTTAGTAGCCCCGTTAAAAGGAAAGAAGATCCGTGAAAAATTGGCCGGGGAGGTAAAAGATTTGACCGACAGGCTGAAAAATAAAGCAAAAGATGTGGTATCAACGGCATCAACGGACATCACAGAATAAAACACAGGGGCTTAAATTTTAAGCCCCTATTTTTTGATTAATTTTAAAATCAACCCGTAAAGTTCGATGACCGCTTTTTTCTTGATCTCCAAAGGAGTTCCGTGAAATACTTTTCGAAAATCGTACGTTCTTCCCTGGTAGCGGATTGCATAAAATACGGTGCCGACAGGTTTTTCCTTGGTTTCGCTTCCGTCTGATGAAGCAAGCCCGGTTATTGCTGCATAAACATCTCCTGCTATCCGTTCGGACAGGTTTTCGGCCATTTGCCGGGTCACTTCCGCTGATTCACAGGTAAAGCTTCGAATGGTTGCCTGTTTCACTTGTAATAGCTGTATCTTAGCCTTAGGTGTATAACATACAATAGAAGCAAGCAACACATCCGAAACACCGATGCAGGAAGAAAGTTTCGCTGCTGCAAGACCGCAGGTCATACTTTCTGCCAAAGCAAGCGTTAATCCTTCTTTTTGCATTTGCTGAATAAGTGCATTTGCTTTCTTCCGGATCATGACTGACTTATTTCCTGAGATACGATATAAAGTTTTCCAGCTTTTGCATTTCTGGCTTTATGCTGCTTTTCAACCGTCAACCTGGCAAGGAGGTAACTGATGGTTGACTCTGCGCCCTGGTTCAAATTGATGTGATCGCGTTCAAGTCCGTCGTAACAACCACCGGTTCCCGGATTGTAAATGATGCGTGACAAATGATTATTCCCCAGGAACCAGCTGAATGCCTGTTCTGATTTTTCCAGGTAATCGTCCAGTCCAAAGACCTCGTAAAAATAGTCAAGCGCCAATATCGTGTAAGCAACATCGATGGGTTGTTCCCCGAACTCTTCCGGTTTCTGACCTTTGTGCAGCCAG
The window above is part of the Fluviicola sp. genome. Proteins encoded here:
- a CDS encoding SDR family oxidoreductase — translated: MSEEKGMNRRKALGSMGAVLAVAAISPAFAAENKQDEFDSKPLEDPTKKYPKPPFKKQSQPWPGLAGKMEPRPDHGETSYKGSGRLKGRKALITGGDSGMGRAAAIAYAREGADVAINYLPDEEADAIEVIKLIKAEGRVAVALPGDLRNEDFCRKLVADAVSALGGLDILVNNAARQQTRASILDISSEDFDATMKTNIYAPFWLIKAALPHLKPGSAIIGTSSVQAYDPSEDLVDYAQTKAATTSYIKSLAKQLGPKGIRVNGVAPGPIWTPLQVSGGATQEKLQQFGGKTPLGRPGQPAELASIYVQLAADDSSYATGQVYGSSGGEGNP
- a CDS encoding DUF6766 family protein, producing the protein MKKKIGFWKRNALSIVFLVLMVFSLTGQIYTGWNDHNDFLKSYGKPELDMSAYLASGHFLQATFENWESEFFQMALFVILTIYLKQEGSSESRPMEDPPRDKDGECIPLEDSPGPVKKGGFALKLYKHSLSIVLTLLFLLSFGLHWYGSFLDYNEQQLLDGLPPTTAIAYLGHSKFWFESFQNWQSEFLSIFAIIFLSIYLREAGSSQSKKVNAPHAETGE
- a CDS encoding YtxH domain-containing protein, whose translation is MKSVASKVKTDGGASVSRVVGTLAAGAAVGFAAGILVAPLKGKKIREKLAGEVKDLTDRLKNKAKDVVSTASTDITE
- a CDS encoding nicotinamide-nucleotide amidohydrolase family protein, translated to MIRKKANALIQQMQKEGLTLALAESMTCGLAAAKLSSCIGVSDVLLASIVCYTPKAKIQLLQVKQATIRSFTCESAEVTRQMAENLSERIAGDVYAAITGLASSDGSETKEKPVGTVFYAIRYQGRTYDFRKVFHGTPLEIKKKAVIELYGLILKLIKK